Proteins from a genomic interval of Mesobacillus sp. S13:
- the queA gene encoding tRNA preQ1(34) S-adenosylmethionine ribosyltransferase-isomerase QueA produces the protein MKVDLFDFHLPEELIAQTPLEQRAESRLMVLNKESGHLEHDIFKNIKSYLKPGDCLVLNDTKVLPARLFGMKEDTGAKIEVLLLKQLEGDEWETLVKPAKRVKEGTKIIFGDGLLTAECTGEAEHGGRNLKFSYSGIFYEVLEQLGEMPLPPYIKEQLEDKDRYQTVFARERGSAAAPTAGLHFTEELLEELKEMGVHIAFITLHVGLGTFRPVSVDSIEEHDMHSEFYQVTEGTALLLNTVREQGGRIITVGTTSTRTLETIATANDGKFVSENGWTNIFIYPGYEFKAIDGMITNFHLPKSTLIMLVSALAGRENVLNAYNKAVEERYRFFSFGDAMLIL, from the coding sequence ATGAAAGTAGATTTGTTTGATTTCCATTTACCAGAGGAACTGATTGCCCAGACTCCGCTTGAACAAAGAGCGGAAAGCAGGCTGATGGTATTAAATAAAGAATCAGGCCATTTAGAACATGATATTTTCAAGAATATCAAAAGCTATCTTAAACCAGGTGATTGCCTCGTCCTGAATGACACGAAAGTTCTTCCGGCAAGGCTTTTTGGCATGAAAGAGGACACGGGTGCTAAAATTGAAGTTCTTCTTCTGAAGCAGCTTGAGGGAGATGAGTGGGAAACACTTGTGAAACCAGCAAAGAGAGTGAAGGAAGGCACGAAAATTATTTTTGGTGACGGCCTATTAACTGCAGAATGCACCGGAGAAGCAGAACACGGTGGCAGGAATCTTAAGTTTTCATATAGCGGCATCTTTTATGAAGTGCTTGAACAGCTGGGAGAAATGCCTCTGCCTCCTTATATTAAGGAGCAGCTGGAGGATAAGGACAGATACCAGACTGTGTTCGCAAGGGAAAGAGGTTCGGCGGCAGCTCCGACCGCAGGCTTGCATTTTACCGAGGAATTGCTGGAAGAACTAAAGGAGATGGGCGTCCATATCGCCTTCATTACCCTTCATGTCGGGCTGGGAACCTTCAGGCCTGTCAGTGTGGATTCCATTGAGGAACACGATATGCACTCTGAATTTTACCAGGTGACTGAAGGAACGGCATTGCTGTTAAATACAGTCCGCGAGCAAGGTGGCCGCATCATCACGGTTGGGACCACTTCGACAAGGACCCTGGAGACGATTGCAACTGCCAATGATGGTAAATTTGTCTCTGAAAATGGCTGGACGAATATCTTCATTTATCCTGGATATGAATTTAAGGCAATTGACGGGATGATTACGAATTTCCACTTGCCAAAGTCGACATTGATCATGCTTGTAAGTGCTCTGGCTGGACGGGAAAATGTCCTGAATGCCTATAATAAAGCGGTAGAAGAACGGTATCGTTTTTTCAGCTTCGGCGATGCGATGCTGATTTTATAG
- a CDS encoding DUF2905 domain-containing protein encodes MTGAAKFVMIAGAVIFVIGFIMQFVNLGRLPGDIVIKKGNTTFYFPIVTSILASIILSAIFYFMGRFR; translated from the coding sequence ATGACGGGTGCAGCCAAGTTTGTGATGATCGCCGGTGCAGTGATTTTTGTCATTGGGTTCATCATGCAGTTTGTCAATTTGGGAAGACTGCCAGGAGACATCGTCATTAAAAAAGGCAATACAACCTTTTACTTCCCCATTGTAACGTCAATTCTGGCTAGCATCATCCTATCGGCAATCTTTTACTTTATGGGCCGATTCAGATGA
- the ruvB gene encoding Holliday junction branch migration DNA helicase RuvB, with protein MEERIISSEAGDQDVSFEQSLRPQTLRQYIGQDKVKANLEVFIEAAKMRRETLDHVLLYGPPGLGKTTLAAIIANEMGVNLRTTSGPAIERPGDLAAILTALEPGDVLFIDEIHRLPRTIEEVLYPAMEDFCLDIVIGKGPSARSVRLDLPPFTLVGATTRAGSLSAPLRDRFGVLSRLEYYNEKQLTDIVVRTAELLETDIDWPAAQELARRSRGTPRIANRLLKRVRDFAQVRGNGAVEETLAQEALELMQVDTLGLDHIDHKLLKGIIEKYRGGPVGLETISATIGEESQTIEDVYEPYLLQIGFLQRTPRGRIVTEAVYRHFKMEVPER; from the coding sequence ATGGAAGAACGAATCATCTCCAGTGAAGCGGGCGACCAGGATGTTTCATTTGAGCAGAGCCTGCGTCCGCAGACACTCAGGCAATATATTGGCCAGGATAAAGTGAAAGCAAATCTTGAGGTATTCATTGAAGCCGCCAAAATGAGGCGGGAAACGTTGGATCATGTGTTGCTCTACGGACCTCCTGGTCTGGGCAAGACGACACTGGCAGCCATCATCGCCAATGAAATGGGCGTCAACCTTAGGACGACTTCAGGACCGGCCATAGAGAGGCCTGGTGACCTGGCAGCCATCTTAACGGCATTGGAACCGGGCGATGTCCTGTTCATAGATGAAATTCATAGGCTCCCAAGAACGATCGAGGAAGTACTCTATCCTGCTATGGAAGACTTCTGCCTTGATATTGTCATCGGTAAAGGGCCAAGTGCCCGGTCAGTCCGGCTTGACCTTCCGCCGTTCACGCTTGTTGGTGCAACTACTCGTGCTGGTTCGCTGTCAGCTCCATTAAGAGACAGGTTTGGAGTTCTGAGTCGTTTGGAATACTATAATGAGAAACAGCTAACTGATATTGTCGTCAGAACGGCTGAGCTTTTGGAAACCGACATTGACTGGCCTGCCGCTCAGGAGCTGGCGAGAAGGTCCCGAGGCACACCGAGGATTGCAAACCGCCTCTTGAAGAGAGTGCGCGACTTTGCTCAGGTGCGCGGAAATGGTGCTGTAGAGGAAACTCTTGCCCAGGAAGCTTTGGAACTGATGCAGGTTGACACCCTGGGTCTTGACCATATAGACCATAAATTGCTGAAGGGCATCATTGAAAAATACCGTGGAGGCCCTGTCGGTTTAGAGACGATCTCCGCAACCATCGGAGAGGAATCCCAGACAATTGAAGATGTATACGAACCATATCTATTGCAGATCGGGTTTTTGCAAAGGACTCCTAGGGGAAGAATTGTAACGGAGGCCGTATACCGACATTTCAAAATGGAGGTGCCTGAACGATGA
- the ruvA gene encoding Holliday junction branch migration protein RuvA has protein sequence MYEFIKGTVDFVGPEYIVIENSGIGYQIMTPNPFVFTKEAGKEICIYTYHYVREDLIALYGFKNREEKALFTRLLNVSGIGPKGALAILASGEPGQVVQAIENEDETFLVKFPGVGKKTARQMILDLKGKLHDLVPDYFPNLFNADEVAATISQSTEFDEAVLALKALGYSEKEIRKITPELKKETLTTDQYIKKALQKLLR, from the coding sequence TTGTATGAATTCATAAAAGGTACCGTCGATTTCGTCGGTCCTGAATATATAGTGATTGAAAACAGCGGGATTGGATACCAGATTATGACACCAAACCCATTTGTCTTTACAAAAGAAGCAGGGAAAGAGATTTGTATTTATACATATCATTATGTCCGTGAAGATCTCATCGCTCTTTATGGATTTAAGAATCGAGAAGAAAAGGCACTTTTCACAAGGCTGCTGAATGTTTCGGGAATCGGTCCGAAAGGGGCCTTGGCCATCCTGGCGTCAGGAGAACCCGGTCAAGTGGTTCAGGCAATCGAAAATGAAGACGAAACGTTCCTGGTCAAATTCCCTGGTGTAGGCAAGAAGACTGCCAGGCAAATGATCCTTGATTTGAAGGGAAAACTGCATGACCTTGTTCCAGACTATTTCCCTAATCTGTTCAATGCGGACGAGGTAGCAGCAACCATAAGCCAGTCTACCGAATTTGATGAGGCGGTGTTGGCACTCAAGGCACTTGGTTACTCTGAAAAGGAAATACGCAAAATCACTCCTGAGTTAAAGAAGGAAACATTGACGACGGATCAATATATCAAGAAAGCATTACAGAAGCTATTACGATAA
- a CDS encoding intercompartmental signaling factor BofC: MASIKLLKVLSSAVILLISLSGYSLVLQTEPVFAEKPEESVEESEPLKVTIILQRVYLDGEMSEERIVETIWSMEDFWAKYDEWQLVDMEANKAVFRQEYDDISPLLKANGYFGLSDEGVLTIFNGRPEGSNIIQSFFQIDLGRLESIKRDQLKKGIPIRNKQCYEEVLETFKPYTVIENSEEPG; encoded by the coding sequence ATGGCTTCAATCAAATTATTAAAAGTATTAAGCTCAGCTGTTATTCTCCTAATCAGTCTATCGGGATACAGTTTAGTACTTCAGACAGAGCCGGTTTTTGCTGAGAAGCCTGAAGAATCAGTCGAGGAAAGCGAACCTCTAAAAGTCACCATCATTTTGCAAAGAGTCTATCTGGATGGTGAAATGAGTGAGGAACGGATTGTGGAAACCATTTGGTCCATGGAGGACTTCTGGGCCAAATATGACGAATGGCAGCTAGTCGACATGGAAGCCAATAAGGCGGTGTTCAGGCAGGAATATGATGATATTTCGCCGCTATTGAAGGCAAATGGTTATTTCGGTTTATCGGATGAAGGGGTCCTTACAATCTTTAATGGGAGACCTGAAGGTTCGAATATTATTCAATCTTTCTTTCAGATTGACCTTGGCAGACTTGAAAGTATAAAACGAGATCAATTGAAAAAGGGTATACCAATCCGCAATAAGCAGTGTTATGAAGAGGTATTGGAGACTTTTAAACCCTATACAGTGATTGAAAACAGTGAAGAGCCGGGCTGA
- a CDS encoding YhcN/YlaJ family sporulation lipoprotein has translation MLFLPIASLLTIGLAACNENNDAAIQDRNADRGQPLGYYSNEKGNEIDVMDDREGGITEIFDHNFGKEGLAGENRKRAMLQSRDENGNPPNPTIPRSDHDHNFFQRDNKYSRGDLNYHGHLSEHRGSGKARIYSNNEQDNEMARKVGIAAESVENVDKVRSVLFGREVEITVSYKDKSQKKQTDKKIKKAVLPYTEGRVLRVIEDEGTFSRSRNIDYDRRNGNPRESINFNP, from the coding sequence ATGTTGTTCTTACCTATAGCTTCCCTTCTTACGATCGGGCTGGCGGCTTGTAATGAAAATAATGATGCCGCTATCCAGGACAGGAATGCCGACCGTGGGCAGCCACTTGGCTATTACTCGAATGAAAAAGGAAATGAAATAGACGTGATGGATGACCGGGAAGGTGGAATCACGGAAATTTTTGACCACAATTTTGGTAAGGAGGGTCTAGCCGGAGAGAATCGGAAACGGGCGATGCTGCAGTCCAGAGATGAAAACGGCAACCCTCCAAATCCAACTATCCCGCGTTCAGATCATGACCATAACTTTTTTCAGAGGGATAATAAATACAGCCGCGGCGATTTGAATTACCATGGACATTTGAGCGAGCATAGAGGCAGCGGCAAGGCAAGGATCTATTCGAACAACGAACAAGATAACGAAATGGCCCGGAAAGTCGGGATTGCAGCTGAATCGGTCGAGAATGTCGACAAGGTAAGATCTGTTTTATTCGGCAGGGAAGTAGAAATAACAGTCAGCTATAAGGACAAGTCACAGAAAAAACAGACAGACAAGAAAATCAAAAAGGCTGTCCTTCCATATACGGAAGGCAGGGTGCTCCGTGTCATTGAGGATGAAGGTACCTTCAGCAGATCAAGGAATATAGACTATGACCGGCGAAATGGAAATCCAAGGGAAAGCATCAACTTCAATCCTTAA
- a CDS encoding aminoglycoside phosphotransferase family protein yields the protein MNININRGGDDYFFNRLFSYLTRKIEDEIKEMTQLRGNVYLVETSKQRFILKGYKDIRKLKIQEAFASSLRKSGFDQSYRFYNQDKDPLHFEGSFYGCIEFIEHHEKPFNYGMPSDRAEGVELLNRFHDYTTVLHPSYAGMLPKTDLARKWLHRKTEFTKNLPIVSGYINKGITEKLLEWADLSLRNFADLKKELETESPAILHGDVAHHNFLRSKAGKLMIIDFDLISSGSRAYDMLQYANRILPFLDWQFESLVKIKHLNKWLDSEAFLFGLLYPADILREWNRLVRDRNHLNPYSLAPIVEMTVSQFQQRTQFQEDVKARLGF from the coding sequence ATGAATATTAACATCAACCGAGGGGGAGACGATTACTTTTTCAATCGTCTCTTCTCTTATTTAACCAGGAAAATTGAAGATGAAATCAAAGAAATGACCCAATTGCGCGGGAATGTTTATCTCGTTGAAACAAGTAAGCAGCGGTTTATTTTAAAAGGGTATAAAGACATTCGAAAATTAAAGATTCAAGAAGCATTCGCTTCATCTTTAAGAAAATCTGGTTTTGATCAATCTTACCGGTTTTATAATCAAGATAAAGATCCTCTTCATTTTGAAGGATCATTCTATGGATGTATAGAATTTATTGAGCATCATGAGAAGCCTTTCAATTATGGAATGCCATCAGACAGGGCTGAAGGAGTTGAATTGCTGAATAGATTCCATGACTATACCACGGTTCTCCACCCCTCTTATGCAGGAATGCTTCCGAAAACGGATTTAGCGAGAAAGTGGTTGCATCGAAAGACTGAATTCACGAAAAACCTTCCAATCGTTAGTGGCTATATAAATAAGGGCATTACCGAAAAACTGCTGGAATGGGCGGATTTATCCCTGAGGAATTTTGCGGACTTGAAAAAAGAGCTTGAGACAGAGTCTCCTGCCATCCTCCACGGGGATGTGGCCCATCACAATTTTTTGCGCTCAAAGGCAGGAAAGCTGATGATCATTGATTTTGATTTAATCAGCTCTGGGTCAAGAGCATATGATATGCTGCAGTATGCCAATCGGATTCTGCCTTTTTTGGATTGGCAGTTTGAATCACTGGTAAAAATAAAACATTTGAACAAATGGCTGGATTCTGAGGCTTTCCTCTTCGGGCTTCTGTACCCTGCTGATATTTTAAGGGAGTGGAACCGCTTAGTGAGAGATCGAAATCATTTAAATCCGTATAGCCTGGCACCAATCGTGGAAATGACTGTCAGCCAGTTTCAGCAAAGGACACAATTCCAGGAGGATGTGAAAGCAAGACTTGGTTTTTAG
- the safA gene encoding SafA/ExsA family spore coat assembly protein has protein sequence MKIHIVQKGDTLWKIAKKYGVNFEELKKMNAQLSNPDMIMPGMKIKVPTAGGTVKKEAPIAGGTPQAKINMGGKKEMPIAKEKPMPMPEVKKEAPIKEQPKKEMPKPVPKEEPVKPYKPKMPVQIKPEIDINNYYMMNMANMQMPPQPKPQPKAQPKAQPKLPPKPDNIFPEVKPEVKPEVKAPVKQQVKPEMKPEVKPQLPKTEMKPNVKHEIKPEIKIEKNDFMDESPSMMPFIQGGYQQPMIPYPYNSYPGAPSMSGPAYGYPGAQQMPYPQVQGASQYPGMMPNMALPAEDIESSSFANMQMPLSPAMENMPHQVSPQMTGPVFHGMPISPVMPGPGYCPPYEQGYPQQMPYMPQVAGAMEDQMPMQPQVGGMMDNQMPQVGGMMDNQQMPQVGGMMDDESSEMPMPQMPQVGGIMDNQMPMMPQVGGMMENQMPYQMPQVGGMMQGQMPMMPQVGGMMENQMPHQMPQVGGMMQGQMPMMPQVGGMMGNQMPHQMPQVGGMMQGQMPMMPQVGGMMENQMPQVGGMMDNQYPQVGGMMDNQYPQVGGMMDNKMPQVGGMMQPPMMPKQAVQGAGTDCGCGGGAPYGMMGAGMHHPHHMMHQGYPGAPGMQLHPHQGYQMGMGPQGFMNPYGAGPMGGGYGMPMPRFEDEESNEY, from the coding sequence GTGAAAATCCATATCGTACAGAAAGGGGATACTCTTTGGAAGATCGCCAAGAAGTACGGCGTGAACTTTGAAGAGCTGAAAAAGATGAATGCGCAGCTCAGCAACCCTGATATGATTATGCCCGGTATGAAAATAAAAGTTCCAACTGCTGGAGGAACAGTAAAAAAAGAAGCTCCAATCGCAGGTGGAACGCCTCAAGCAAAAATCAATATGGGTGGCAAAAAGGAAATGCCGATTGCCAAAGAGAAACCAATGCCAATGCCAGAAGTGAAGAAAGAAGCTCCAATTAAGGAACAGCCGAAAAAGGAAATGCCTAAACCTGTTCCAAAGGAAGAGCCAGTTAAACCATATAAACCGAAGATGCCAGTACAGATTAAACCTGAGATTGACATCAACAATTACTATATGATGAATATGGCTAATATGCAGATGCCGCCGCAGCCAAAACCCCAGCCAAAAGCGCAACCAAAAGCACAACCCAAGCTGCCGCCTAAACCAGATAATATTTTCCCTGAAGTCAAACCAGAGGTAAAGCCAGAAGTCAAAGCTCCTGTAAAGCAGCAGGTAAAGCCAGAAATGAAACCAGAGGTAAAACCGCAGCTGCCGAAAACTGAGATGAAACCAAATGTGAAACATGAAATTAAACCAGAAATTAAAATTGAAAAGAATGATTTTATGGATGAATCACCATCCATGATGCCATTCATTCAAGGAGGTTACCAGCAGCCAATGATCCCTTACCCTTATAACAGTTATCCAGGGGCGCCTTCCATGTCAGGCCCAGCATATGGCTATCCAGGAGCCCAGCAAATGCCTTATCCACAGGTACAGGGAGCTTCACAATATCCAGGGATGATGCCGAACATGGCTTTGCCTGCAGAAGATATCGAATCATCATCCTTTGCGAACATGCAAATGCCGTTGAGCCCGGCTATGGAAAATATGCCTCATCAAGTTTCTCCACAAATGACAGGTCCTGTCTTCCATGGTATGCCAATTTCGCCGGTAATGCCTGGACCAGGCTACTGCCCGCCGTATGAGCAGGGATATCCGCAACAGATGCCATACATGCCTCAGGTAGCAGGTGCGATGGAGGATCAGATGCCAATGCAACCACAAGTTGGCGGAATGATGGATAATCAAATGCCACAGGTGGGAGGTATGATGGATAATCAGCAAATGCCACAGGTGGGAGGTATGATGGATGACGAATCTTCGGAAATGCCAATGCCTCAGATGCCGCAGGTAGGCGGAATAATGGATAACCAGATGCCAATGATGCCACAAGTAGGCGGAATGATGGAAAATCAGATGCCGTATCAAATGCCACAGGTGGGAGGAATGATGCAGGGGCAGATGCCAATGATGCCACAAGTAGGCGGAATGATGGAGAATCAGATGCCGCATCAAATGCCACAGGTGGGAGGAATGATGCAAGGTCAGATGCCAATGATGCCGCAAGTAGGCGGAATGATGGGAAATCAGATGCCGCATCAAATGCCACAGGTGGGCGGAATGATGCAAGGACAAATGCCGATGATGCCGCAAGTCGGAGGCATGATGGAAAACCAGATGCCGCAAGTCGGAGGTATGATGGATAATCAATACCCGCAGGTAGGGGGTATGATGGATAATCAATACCCGCAGGTAGGAGGCATGATGGATAACAAAATGCCACAAGTCGGTGGTATGATGCAGCCTCCAATGATGCCTAAGCAGGCAGTCCAGGGCGCAGGAACAGATTGTGGCTGCGGAGGCGGTGCTCCTTACGGTATGATGGGAGCAGGAATGCACCACCCTCACCACATGATGCATCAAGGCTATCCGGGAGCTCCAGGCATGCAGCTGCATCCGCACCAGGGGTATCAGATGGGCATGGGTCCGCAAGGGTTCATGAATCCTTACGGAGCAGGTCCAATGGGCGGAGGTTATGGTATGCCGATGCCTCGGTTCGAAGATGAAGAGAGCAATGAATATTAA
- the nadA gene encoding quinolinate synthase NadA, with protein sequence MNILETLEAKSKMLPEKYRNMSNNELESMIRDIKAKMGKKLFIPGHHYQKDEVIQFADATGDSLKLAQLSADNREAEHIVFCGVHFMAETADILTTEKQKVYLPDMRAGCSMADMADIYQTERAWEYLQVLFGDTILPLTYVNSTAAIKSFVGENGGATVTSSNAEKMVRWAFSKKERLLFLPDQHLGRNTAFNIGIGLDEMAVYNPIDNILEYDGPLENVKVILWKGHCSVHENFTVENIAQVRITYPDMKIIVHPECTREVVGLSDMAGSTNYIIENIEASPAGSSWAVGTEMNLVNRLISQHPDKKIISLNPHMCPCLTMNRIDLQHLAWSLDSVYQGQEINLIKVDEDTSYNAKLALNRMLEQS encoded by the coding sequence ATGAATATATTGGAGACGCTCGAAGCTAAATCGAAGATGCTTCCAGAGAAATACAGGAATATGTCCAACAATGAGCTCGAGAGCATGATCAGGGACATCAAGGCAAAAATGGGTAAGAAACTGTTCATACCCGGTCATCATTATCAAAAAGATGAAGTCATCCAATTTGCCGATGCGACAGGTGATTCTTTGAAGCTTGCCCAGCTTTCTGCGGATAACAGGGAAGCCGAGCATATTGTTTTCTGCGGAGTCCACTTCATGGCGGAGACCGCAGATATTCTAACAACTGAAAAACAGAAGGTCTATCTGCCAGATATGAGAGCTGGCTGTTCGATGGCGGATATGGCAGATATATATCAAACCGAAAGGGCATGGGAGTACCTTCAGGTCTTGTTCGGCGACACCATTTTGCCGTTGACATACGTGAACTCGACAGCAGCCATTAAATCCTTTGTCGGAGAAAATGGCGGTGCGACCGTAACGTCCTCCAACGCAGAAAAAATGGTACGCTGGGCTTTTTCAAAAAAAGAACGTCTGCTCTTCCTTCCAGACCAGCATTTAGGAAGGAATACAGCTTTTAACATTGGAATCGGCCTGGACGAAATGGCCGTTTATAATCCGATTGACAACATTCTTGAGTATGATGGCCCGCTTGAAAATGTGAAGGTAATCCTTTGGAAAGGACATTGCTCCGTTCACGAGAATTTCACAGTGGAAAATATCGCCCAAGTCCGCATCACCTACCCGGACATGAAAATCATTGTCCATCCTGAATGCACGCGTGAGGTTGTTGGTCTTTCTGATATGGCTGGTTCTACAAATTATATTATTGAAAACATCGAAGCTTCTCCTGCCGGTTCATCCTGGGCGGTAGGGACAGAAATGAATTTGGTAAACCGCCTGATTTCACAGCATCCTGATAAGAAGATCATTTCGTTGAACCCTCATATGTGCCCATGCCTGACAATGAACAGGATTGACCTGCAGCATCTTGCCTGGAGTCTGGATAGTGTTTACCAGGGGCAGGAAATCAATCTGATAAAAGTGGATGAAGATACTTCCTATAACGCAAAGCTTGCGCTGAACCGTATGCTTGAACAATCATAA
- the nadC gene encoding carboxylating nicotinate-nucleotide diphosphorylase, with translation MNTIKLRLLLEQFFIEDIGERDVTSELIFGKENKGSMVLIAKDDGIFCGEQIIQTGFKLLDENSQIILNVKDGEKVSKGQELALITGRVSDLLKAERVVLNLVQRMSGIATKTNEAVSVLNSTKTRICDTRKTTPGLRMLEKYAVRCGGGFNHRYGLYDAVMIKDNHISFAGSISHAVNAVRSNLGHMVKVEVEIETKDQLLEAIEANVDCIMFDNRHPDQIKDWIHNVPAGILTEASGGITLDNLQSYSDCGVDYISLGFLTHSVKSLDISAKVMADTKGDVEYEYIGDARS, from the coding sequence ATGAATACAATCAAACTGCGCTTGCTACTTGAACAATTTTTTATTGAAGATATAGGTGAACGCGATGTCACCAGTGAACTGATTTTCGGAAAAGAAAACAAAGGAAGCATGGTGTTGATCGCTAAGGATGACGGTATTTTCTGCGGGGAACAAATCATCCAAACAGGATTCAAGCTGCTGGATGAAAACAGTCAAATCATCCTGAATGTAAAAGATGGCGAGAAAGTCTCCAAGGGCCAGGAACTAGCCTTAATCACCGGCAGGGTTTCAGACCTGCTTAAAGCGGAGAGGGTCGTCTTAAATCTTGTACAGCGGATGAGCGGGATCGCGACGAAAACCAATGAAGCTGTCTCCGTGCTGAACAGCACGAAAACAAGAATCTGTGACACACGTAAAACGACTCCGGGCCTCAGGATGCTTGAAAAGTATGCAGTACGCTGCGGAGGCGGCTTCAATCATCGATATGGGTTGTATGATGCCGTGATGATCAAGGATAATCACATCTCTTTTGCAGGCTCGATCAGCCATGCAGTAAATGCCGTGAGATCGAACCTTGGGCATATGGTGAAGGTAGAGGTCGAGATTGAAACGAAGGACCAGCTTCTTGAAGCGATTGAAGCAAATGTTGACTGCATCATGTTCGATAATAGACACCCTGACCAGATCAAGGATTGGATCCATAATGTGCCAGCAGGAATTTTGACAGAGGCATCTGGGGGCATCACCCTCGATAACCTCCAAAGCTACAGTGATTGCGGTGTGGACTATATTTCGCTTGGGTTCCTTACCCATTCCGTAAAATCTTTGGATATTAGCGCAAAAGTGATGGCAGATACGAAAGGAGATGTAGAGTATGAATATATTGGAGACGCTCGAAGCTAA